Proteins encoded together in one Peribacillus asahii window:
- the rlmN gene encoding 23S rRNA (adenine(2503)-C(2))-methyltransferase RlmN, which yields MTEITKSTRVKEDTKPEKPSIYSLEIQQLKEWAVENGDKAFRGEQIYDWLYKKRVKGFAEMTNLSKQLRDKLEEQFTFTTLNTLIQQTSSDGTMKFLFELHDGYSIETVLMRHDYGNSICVTTQVGCRIGCTFCASTLGGLKRNLEAGEIVAQVVKVQQALDEVDERVSSLVIMGIGEPFDNYDNMMSFLRNINHEKGLNIGARHITVSTSGIIPKIYQFAEEPLQINFAVSLHAPNTELRSKLMPINRAYKLPDLIEAIKYYTEKTGRRVSFEYGLFGGENDTVEHAEELAALIKGIKCHVNLIPVNYVPERNYVRTPREQIFAFEKTLKKRGINVTIRREQGHDIDAACGQLRAKERKEETR from the coding sequence GCTGTTGAGAACGGTGATAAAGCTTTTCGTGGTGAACAAATTTATGATTGGTTATACAAAAAGCGTGTAAAAGGGTTTGCTGAAATGACAAACCTATCAAAACAGCTGCGTGATAAATTAGAAGAACAGTTTACATTTACAACGCTGAATACATTAATTCAACAAACATCTAGTGATGGGACGATGAAGTTTTTATTTGAGCTTCATGATGGCTATTCGATTGAAACGGTACTAATGCGCCATGATTACGGAAATTCTATTTGTGTTACAACACAAGTGGGATGCCGAATCGGTTGTACGTTTTGCGCTTCTACACTTGGTGGGTTAAAGCGTAACTTAGAGGCGGGAGAAATTGTCGCTCAAGTTGTAAAAGTACAGCAAGCATTGGATGAAGTTGACGAGCGGGTGAGTTCCCTTGTCATTATGGGAATCGGGGAACCATTTGATAATTATGACAACATGATGTCCTTTTTACGAAACATTAATCATGAAAAAGGCTTGAATATTGGAGCACGTCATATTACGGTTTCAACAAGCGGCATTATCCCAAAAATTTATCAATTTGCTGAAGAACCTCTACAAATTAATTTTGCTGTTTCGCTTCATGCGCCAAATACGGAACTTCGCAGTAAATTAATGCCGATCAACCGTGCGTATAAACTGCCTGACTTAATTGAGGCTATTAAGTATTATACAGAAAAGACTGGGCGCCGTGTTAGCTTTGAATACGGTTTATTCGGTGGAGAAAACGATACAGTGGAGCATGCAGAAGAACTCGCTGCACTTATTAAAGGAATCAAGTGCCATGTAAACTTAATTCCTGTTAATTACGTACCAGAACGCAACTATGTGAGAACACCTCGTGAACAAATTTTTGCATTTGAAAAGACGTTGAAGAAACGTGGTATTAATGTAACAATTCGAAGAGAGCAAGGTCATGACATTGATGCGGCTTGTGGTCAGCTTCGGGCCAAGGAGCGAAAAGAAGAGACGAGGTGA
- a CDS encoding Stp1/IreP family PP2C-type Ser/Thr phosphatase — MRTIYRTDRGKVRQHNEDNGGVFINSTGIRLAIVADGMGGHRAGDVASTMTVDLLKKSWDEAGAIETANEAEEWLRENITKVNEVLFQHAAENNECQGMGTTIVAAICTDKFASVANIGDSRCYLHNESGFKQVTEDHSLVNELVRTGQITKEDAEHHPRKNVLLRALGTELKVEMDIVTVMFEEEDILLLCSDGLSNKVSEQEMCNIVKNEHSLEEKATAFIDLANQYGGEDNITLVLVQFYDESVVR; from the coding sequence ATGCGGACAATTTATAGAACAGATCGCGGTAAAGTACGTCAACACAATGAAGATAATGGTGGAGTTTTTATCAATTCCACAGGGATTCGCCTTGCCATCGTAGCCGATGGCATGGGCGGTCATCGTGCTGGGGATGTGGCAAGCACGATGACCGTTGATTTGTTAAAGAAAAGCTGGGATGAAGCAGGAGCTATCGAGACAGCGAATGAAGCGGAAGAGTGGCTGAGAGAAAATATTACGAAGGTAAATGAAGTTCTTTTTCAACATGCTGCGGAGAATAACGAATGCCAAGGAATGGGAACAACTATTGTTGCAGCTATCTGTACAGACAAATTTGCATCGGTTGCCAATATCGGTGATAGTCGCTGTTATTTGCATAATGAAAGCGGGTTTAAACAAGTAACAGAAGATCATTCTCTCGTCAATGAACTCGTTCGTACTGGTCAAATTACGAAGGAAGATGCCGAACACCACCCACGGAAAAATGTTTTATTGCGGGCATTAGGTACGGAATTGAAAGTAGAAATGGATATTGTAACGGTCATGTTTGAAGAAGAAGATATTCTTCTGCTTTGTTCAGATGGTTTGTCTAATAAAGTAAGTGAACAAGAAATGTGCAATATTGTGAAAAATGAACATTCACTAGAAGAAAAAGCAACGGCCTTTATTGATTTAGCAAATCAGTATGGCGGCGAAGATAATATTACCCTCGTACTCGTTCAATTTTATGATGAAAGTGTAGTGAGGTGA
- the pknB gene encoding Stk1 family PASTA domain-containing Ser/Thr kinase: MLVGKRINDRYKLLKMVGGGGMANVYLARDMILDRDVALKILRMDFNNDEEFIKRFNREAQSATSLAHSNIVSIYDVGEEGDIYYIVMEYVEGMTLKQYIQKNSPIPIETALDIMKQITAAISHAHHNGIIHRDIKPQNILIDHEGTVKITDFGIAMALSATNITQTNAVLGSVHYLSPEQARGGMANKKSDIYSLGIVMFELLTGRLPFSGESAVSIALKHLQSETPSPKRWNADIPQSVENIILKATAKDSYYRYESVEAMGEDIRTALDPGRENEAPFFIPQDEEATKAIPIITNDYLDSIDETIVRGPEKNKPVSDPDEPTIASDKANHNKPAKQPEQEKIKRKKGPVILVASFLTLLFLTILIIVVFPSLLGTKEVAIPDLQGKELEDAITELQHIGLVPGKIIELEDAEIPEDHVIKTNPKEGKKVKEGAKIDIYQSIGQETIVLSNYEGENIEDIEKQLEKMEFKDIVVTEEYHADIASGTIISQNPVANTEVLPEDTVIEFTVSKGSEQILLKDLTGYSEAGLKDYAQDSGLIIEVEKEEYHQSVPEGQVISQSPAAHSSIDKGSTVKVVLSKGKEEVPPKTVTKEITIEYKPDVMGKAQYVQIYVEDLTRTMNEPFDSFYMTENKKRTIDLTVSIDKPARYKVMRDDQVIIDEEVQYSD, encoded by the coding sequence ATGCTGGTTGGTAAAAGAATTAATGACCGCTATAAGCTGCTAAAAATGGTTGGCGGCGGCGGCATGGCAAATGTGTATTTGGCTCGGGACATGATTTTAGATCGCGATGTGGCGCTGAAAATCTTGCGCATGGATTTTAATAATGATGAAGAGTTCATTAAGCGCTTTAATCGTGAAGCACAATCGGCAACGAGTCTTGCTCATTCTAATATTGTCAGCATCTATGATGTCGGTGAAGAAGGCGATATCTATTATATCGTAATGGAATATGTCGAAGGAATGACATTGAAACAATACATACAAAAAAATTCTCCTATTCCTATTGAAACAGCTTTAGATATTATGAAGCAAATTACAGCTGCCATATCTCACGCGCATCATAACGGAATTATTCATCGTGATATTAAACCGCAAAACATTCTCATTGACCATGAAGGGACTGTTAAAATCACGGATTTCGGCATTGCGATGGCATTAAGTGCTACAAATATTACGCAAACAAATGCGGTGCTCGGTTCTGTTCATTACTTATCCCCTGAACAAGCACGAGGGGGGATGGCCAATAAGAAATCGGACATTTATTCGCTTGGCATTGTGATGTTTGAGTTGTTGACAGGAAGATTGCCATTCTCAGGAGAATCCGCTGTCTCTATCGCGCTGAAACATTTACAGTCTGAAACGCCGTCACCGAAGCGATGGAATGCCGACATTCCGCAAAGTGTAGAAAATATTATTTTAAAGGCAACAGCGAAAGACAGCTATTATCGTTATGAAAGTGTTGAAGCGATGGGGGAGGATATTCGTACAGCGCTTGATCCGGGCAGGGAGAATGAAGCTCCCTTTTTCATCCCGCAAGATGAAGAGGCTACAAAGGCGATTCCGATTATTACGAATGATTATCTAGACAGCATCGATGAGACAATTGTTAGAGGACCAGAGAAAAATAAGCCTGTTTCTGACCCTGATGAACCGACCATTGCCAGCGATAAAGCAAACCACAATAAGCCTGCTAAACAGCCTGAACAAGAAAAAATAAAGCGGAAAAAGGGGCCGGTTATTTTAGTGGCATCTTTTTTAACGCTATTATTTTTGACAATCTTGATTATTGTAGTGTTCCCATCTTTGCTAGGAACAAAGGAAGTAGCGATTCCCGACTTGCAAGGAAAAGAGTTAGAGGATGCGATTACGGAATTGCAGCATATAGGTTTAGTACCAGGCAAAATTATTGAGTTAGAAGATGCAGAAATTCCTGAAGATCATGTTATTAAAACGAATCCAAAGGAAGGTAAGAAAGTAAAAGAAGGCGCGAAAATTGACATTTATCAAAGTATCGGTCAAGAAACGATCGTTCTTTCTAATTATGAAGGGGAAAACATAGAAGACATAGAAAAACAATTAGAAAAAATGGAATTTAAAGATATCGTCGTGACAGAGGAGTACCATGCTGATATTGCTTCTGGAACGATTATTTCACAAAATCCAGTGGCCAATACGGAAGTTTTACCTGAGGATACAGTTATTGAATTTACTGTTAGTAAAGGAAGCGAACAAATTTTACTGAAAGATTTAACAGGCTATAGTGAGGCAGGTCTAAAAGACTATGCGCAAGATAGCGGTTTGATAATAGAAGTGGAGAAGGAAGAATATCATCAGTCTGTGCCGGAAGGACAAGTTATTTCGCAGTCCCCTGCTGCTCATTCTTCGATTGATAAAGGAAGCACAGTCAAAGTTGTATTATCAAAAGGAAAAGAAGAAGTACCGCCAAAAACAGTTACAAAAGAAATTACGATTGAATATAAGCCTGATGTTATGGGGAAGGCCCAGTATGTTCAAATTTATGTTGAAGATTTAACACGAACAATGAATGAACCATTCGACTCGTTTTATATGACAGAGAATAAGAAACGAACAATTGATTTAACGGTTTCAATCGATAAACCTGCTAGGTATAAAGTTATGCGGGATGATCAAGTAATTATAGATGAAGAGGTACAGTATTCCGATTAA
- the rsgA gene encoding ribosome small subunit-dependent GTPase A encodes MPEGKIIKALSGFYYVLDGEEVIQCRGRGVFRKNKVTPLVGDYVVYQAENKTDGYVLEVKPRKNELVRPPIANVDQAILVFSAVEPDFSPALLDRFLVLIEDNEIDPIIVVSKIDLVPQEKRAQLDEYVSNYKKLGYPVMITSSVTEVGIEDLLPFVDGKTSVFAGQSGVGKSSILNAINPKLDLKTNDISSHLGRGKHTTRHVELIHIGSGLVADTPGFSSLDFIEMEAERLTYCFPEFYELSENCKFRGCLHDKEPRCAVKAAVEAGEVPVYRYEHYKQFLEEIRERKPRY; translated from the coding sequence ATGCCCGAAGGAAAAATTATTAAAGCACTTAGCGGGTTTTATTATGTATTAGATGGTGAAGAAGTGATTCAATGTCGCGGCAGAGGCGTATTTCGCAAAAATAAAGTCACGCCCCTTGTCGGCGATTATGTCGTCTATCAAGCCGAAAATAAAACAGATGGCTACGTGTTAGAAGTAAAACCGCGAAAAAACGAATTGGTTCGCCCGCCGATTGCGAATGTGGATCAAGCGATTCTCGTTTTTTCGGCAGTGGAACCAGATTTTAGTCCAGCGCTGTTAGATCGCTTCCTTGTATTGATTGAGGATAATGAAATTGATCCGATTATTGTTGTGAGTAAAATTGACTTAGTTCCTCAAGAGAAGCGAGCTCAGTTGGATGAGTACGTAAGCAATTATAAAAAATTAGGGTATCCTGTGATGATTACGTCTTCTGTCACTGAAGTAGGAATCGAGGATCTCCTTCCATTTGTGGATGGAAAAACGAGTGTGTTTGCCGGGCAATCGGGTGTCGGTAAATCCTCAATATTAAATGCGATTAACCCTAAACTAGATTTAAAGACGAATGACATTTCATCTCACTTAGGTCGCGGCAAACATACAACTAGACATGTTGAGCTTATTCATATTGGCTCGGGTCTTGTTGCGGATACACCAGGGTTTAGTTCGCTCGATTTTATCGAAATGGAAGCTGAACGGCTTACGTATTGTTTTCCTGAGTTTTATGAGTTAAGTGAGAATTGCAAATTCCGAGGTTGCTTGCATGATAAGGAGCCTCGCTGTGCTGTGAAAGCAGCGGTCGAAGCAGGAGAAGTTCCTGTTTACCGTTATGAACATTATAAACAATTTTTAGAAGAAATTAGAGAGAGAAAGCCGAGGTATTGA
- the rpe gene encoding ribulose-phosphate 3-epimerase: MVKIAPSILSANFAKLGEEVLDVERGGADYIHVDVMDGHFVPNITIGPLIVEAIRPVTKLPLDVHLMIENPDQYIEAFAKAGADYITVHVEACPHLHRTIQLIKSFGVKAGVVLNPATPVVQIQHIIEDVDMVLLMTVNPGFGGQKFIHSVLPKIAEVKALADQFNPDLEIEIDGGVNEETAKLCIEQGANVLVAGSAIYNQEDRAEAIRKIRGNN, from the coding sequence ATGGTTAAAATTGCTCCATCTATATTGTCAGCTAATTTTGCAAAATTAGGAGAAGAGGTTTTAGACGTAGAACGCGGTGGTGCGGATTATATTCATGTCGATGTTATGGACGGACATTTTGTTCCTAATATTACAATTGGTCCGTTGATTGTAGAGGCAATTCGACCAGTTACGAAGCTTCCGCTTGATGTGCATTTAATGATTGAAAATCCTGATCAGTATATTGAAGCATTTGCGAAAGCAGGTGCAGATTATATTACTGTTCACGTCGAAGCATGCCCGCATTTACATCGTACAATTCAATTAATTAAGTCTTTCGGTGTGAAAGCAGGCGTTGTGTTGAACCCGGCGACACCTGTTGTTCAGATTCAACATATTATTGAAGATGTAGACATGGTGCTGTTAATGACAGTAAATCCAGGCTTTGGGGGACAGAAGTTCATTCATTCTGTGTTACCAAAAATCGCTGAAGTAAAGGCATTAGCTGATCAATTCAATCCAGATTTGGAGATTGAAATTGATGGTGGTGTAAATGAAGAAACGGCCAAACTATGCATAGAACAAGGTGCTAATGTATTAGTGGCAGGCTCTGCTATTTATAACCAAGAAGACCGAGCTGAGGCAATCAGAAAAATTCGCGGTAATAATTAA